Proteins encoded within one genomic window of Spirulina major PCC 6313:
- a CDS encoding MGH1-like glycoside hydrolase domain-containing protein, with protein MNPELARLRATQSATIPWKAWGPYLSERQWGTVREDYSHDGAAWDYFSHEQARSRAYRWGEDGLGGICDDQQRLCFAVALWNGRDPILKERLFGLTGTEGNHGEDVKEYYFYLDSTPTHSYLKFLYKYPQLEFPYSDLVQENRDRGRDGLEYELIDTGIFDQNRYFDVQVEYAKAYVDDILIQITVSNRGPEPATLHLLPTLWFRNTWSWSEEQHKPQLKAMGGTTEQPSAIAAQHPDLGNYWLYCQDQPPLLFTENETNFERLFETPNTGPYCKDGIHDAVIQGQADAVNPDQIGTKAAAQYCLELGAGQQQVVKLRLRPDWTEAGDPLGSEFDRILGDRKREADQFYYDLMPKALSNDDRNIQRQAFAGMLWSKQYYRYDVSRWLQGDRTPPAPERAQGRNHKWPHLDSNEIISMPDTWEYPWFAAWDLAFHCLPLALVDPDFAKAQLDLMTREWYMHPNGQIPAYEWNFSDVNPPVHAWATWRVYQMERKQKGTGDRAFLERIFQKLLLNFTWWVNRKDRSGNNIFEGGFLGLDNIGVFDRSAPLPTGGYLEQADSTSWMAMYCLNMLTISLELARENPVYEDMATKFFEHFIYIADALNHLGGDRTSLWDDEDGFFYDVLNLPNGESMRLKVRSLVGLIPLFAVTTLEPELLDQLPNFKARLEWFVHHRPTLKRNVACMESKGQGARRMLALCYVTRDRLEPTDKLRRILQKLLDETEFLSDYGIRALSRHHHAHPYLFSVDGQEHRVDYEPAESSSGLFGGNSNWRGPVWMPVNYLLIESLQQFHHYLGDAFKVECPTGSGRWLNLWEVSQELSQRLIKLFRNDATGHRAIYGGTKKFQTDPHWHNLILFFEYFHGDNGAGIGASHQTGWTGLIAKLIQQTGEYNSL; from the coding sequence ATGAATCCTGAACTTGCACGGCTTCGGGCCACTCAATCCGCTACCATTCCCTGGAAAGCCTGGGGACCGTATCTGAGTGAGCGGCAATGGGGCACGGTGCGCGAGGATTATAGCCATGATGGGGCGGCCTGGGACTATTTCAGCCATGAGCAGGCGCGATCGCGGGCCTACCGTTGGGGCGAGGACGGCCTCGGTGGCATCTGTGACGATCAACAGCGGCTTTGTTTTGCCGTAGCCCTGTGGAATGGGCGCGACCCAATCCTCAAAGAACGCCTCTTTGGCCTGACGGGAACCGAGGGCAACCACGGCGAAGACGTTAAAGAATATTACTTTTACCTCGACAGCACCCCCACTCATTCCTATTTAAAATTTCTCTACAAATATCCGCAGCTTGAATTTCCCTACAGCGATCTGGTGCAGGAAAATCGCGATCGCGGTCGAGATGGTCTCGAATATGAATTAATCGACACGGGCATTTTTGACCAAAACCGCTATTTCGATGTGCAGGTGGAATACGCCAAAGCCTATGTAGACGATATTTTGATTCAAATCACGGTCAGCAATCGCGGCCCAGAACCCGCGACGCTGCACCTTTTGCCAACCCTGTGGTTTCGTAATACTTGGTCTTGGTCAGAGGAGCAACACAAACCCCAGTTAAAAGCCATGGGCGGGACTACTGAGCAGCCCAGCGCGATCGCAGCCCAACACCCCGACCTCGGCAACTATTGGCTTTACTGCCAGGATCAGCCGCCGCTGTTATTTACCGAAAATGAGACGAATTTTGAGCGGCTGTTTGAGACCCCCAACACCGGGCCCTATTGTAAAGATGGGATTCACGATGCGGTGATTCAGGGCCAAGCGGATGCGGTGAATCCTGACCAGATTGGCACAAAAGCCGCCGCCCAGTATTGCCTTGAGCTTGGCGCGGGCCAACAGCAGGTGGTGAAATTGCGGCTCCGGCCCGATTGGACTGAGGCGGGTGATCCCTTGGGGAGTGAGTTTGATCGGATTTTGGGCGATCGCAAGCGCGAGGCGGATCAGTTCTATTACGACCTGATGCCCAAGGCCCTCAGCAACGACGATCGCAACATCCAACGCCAAGCCTTCGCCGGGATGCTTTGGAGTAAACAATATTATCGTTACGATGTCAGCCGCTGGCTCCAAGGCGATCGCACTCCCCCCGCCCCCGAACGTGCCCAGGGTCGTAACCACAAATGGCCCCACCTCGACAGCAACGAGATCATCTCGATGCCGGACACCTGGGAATATCCCTGGTTTGCCGCCTGGGATTTGGCGTTTCACTGTCTGCCCCTCGCCCTCGTTGACCCGGACTTTGCCAAGGCGCAACTGGATCTGATGACCCGTGAATGGTATATGCACCCCAACGGTCAAATCCCCGCCTACGAGTGGAATTTTAGTGATGTAAATCCCCCCGTCCATGCCTGGGCCACCTGGCGCGTTTATCAAATGGAACGCAAGCAGAAGGGGACAGGCGATCGCGCCTTCCTCGAACGTATTTTTCAAAAATTACTGCTGAACTTCACCTGGTGGGTGAATCGGAAAGACCGCAGCGGCAACAATATTTTTGAAGGAGGCTTTCTCGGTTTGGACAATATCGGCGTGTTTGATCGCAGTGCGCCGTTGCCCACCGGGGGCTATCTTGAACAGGCCGACAGTACAAGCTGGATGGCGATGTATTGCCTCAATATGCTCACCATCTCTCTGGAATTGGCGCGGGAGAATCCCGTCTACGAGGACATGGCGACGAAGTTTTTTGAGCATTTTATCTACATCGCCGATGCGCTGAATCATTTGGGGGGCGATCGCACCTCATTATGGGATGACGAGGATGGCTTTTTCTATGATGTGTTGAACCTGCCCAACGGTGAATCGATGCGGTTGAAAGTGCGATCGCTCGTCGGCCTGATTCCCCTCTTTGCCGTCACCACCCTCGAACCCGAATTACTGGATCAACTGCCCAACTTCAAAGCCCGCTTAGAATGGTTCGTCCACCATCGCCCCACCCTGAAGCGCAACGTCGCCTGCATGGAAAGCAAGGGCCAGGGGGCACGGCGGATGTTGGCGTTGTGTTATGTAACGCGCGATCGCCTCGAACCCACCGACAAACTGCGCCGCATCCTCCAAAAACTCCTCGACGAAACCGAATTCCTCAGCGACTACGGTATCCGTGCCCTCTCCCGCCATCACCACGCACACCCCTACCTTTTCAGCGTTGATGGCCAGGAACACCGCGTCGATTACGAACCCGCCGAATCCAGCAGCGGCCTGTTTGGGGGGAATTCCAACTGGCGCGGCCCGGTGTGGATGCCTGTTAACTATCTCCTGATCGAGTCCCTGCAACAGTTCCACCACTACCTCGGCGATGCGTTCAAGGTCGAATGTCCCACCGGTTCAGGGCGTTGGCTCAACCTGTGGGAGGTCTCTCAAGAACTATCCCAGCGTCTGATCAAACTCTTCCGCAACGATGCCACCGGCCACCGCGCCATCTACGGCGGCACGAAAAAATTCCAAACCGATCCCCACTGGCATAATTTGATCCTCTTTTTTGAATATTTCCATGGTGATAATGGCGCTGGAATTGGGGCCAGTCATCAAACGGGGTGGACGGGCTTAATTGCCAAATTAATCCAACAAACCGGGGAATATAACTCGCTTTAA